Proteins from a single region of Nerophis ophidion isolate RoL-2023_Sa linkage group LG08, RoL_Noph_v1.0, whole genome shotgun sequence:
- the LOC133557723 gene encoding uncharacterized protein LOC133557723 isoform X2: protein MWSEPGGDIMGCIGSRTITTDAVPVRKDGDQHGRAEFSWEGINLSMEDTTSILPRLKKKSNNSYGIGALAKSSLTGVSRSMKDKVTKPTAMAQGRVAHMIEWQSWGKPTAGPPMRAGRTNLQREKERRMENDAYSDLSDGEKEARFAAGIMQQFAISEATLFGWTSTDGDSMGASSNHGSVAHLSEVNQESITSRDQLLHHSSADVWPHTYVSQGLYCLSSSDAWEPITSQPSGLVSPAAGSYIMAAGGGSGAGVTPSDGYEGTVGGYLQQHQMGQLQHLQQLHQYQQQQLMQYQQQTLEHRLHSASQSLQATPNSTIHSLGPPTHPRLVDLWGAAQVEAHQVDVVGQMAELVGGVVEMVGEETDPDSLSNVELRDEEEEDLTKLDEVTLTLEPEPCPLTPSPMKEDTPSTRGHSPGTPAQMAELASDRTPFNVTPYVVQSLDEKETEERGIVVVVATN, encoded by the exons CAACCGATGCGGTGCCTGTGCGGAAAGATGGAGATCag CATGGCCGTGCAGAGTTTTCCTGGGAAGGAATCAAT CTATccatggaggacaccacgtccatccTACCGCGTCTCAAGAAGAAGTCCAACAACTCGTACGGGATCGGCGCTCTGGCTAAGTCGTCTCTgacag GTGTGTCCCGCTCCATGAAGGACAAGGTGACCAAGCCCACCGCTATGGCGCAGGGTCGCGTGGCTCACATGATCGAGTGGCAGAGCTGGGGAAAGCCCACGGCGGGTCCGCCGATGCGCGCCGGCCGCACCAACCTTCAGCGGGAGAAGGAGAGGAGGATGGAGAACGACGCCTACAGCGACCTCAGCGACGGCGAGAAGGAGGCTCGTTTCGCGGCGG gCATCATGCAGCAGTTCGCCATCTCCGAGGCCACATTGTTCGGGTGGACCTCTACGGACGGCGACAGCATGGGCGCCAGCTCCAACCATGGCAGCGTGGCTCACCTCAGCGAGGTTAACCAGGAGAGCATCACCAGCAGAG ACCAGCTGCTCCACCACTCGTCCGCCGACGTCTGGCCTCACACGTACGTCTCGCAGGGCCTCTACTGTTTGTCCTCGTCGGACGCCTGGGAACCCATTACCAGTCAGCCTTCAGGCCTAGTGTCGCCGGCGGCGGGCTCCTACATCATGGCGGCAG GTGGCGGCAGCGGCGCGGGTGTGACGCCAAGCGACGGCTACGAGGGCACAGTGGGGGGTTACCTCCAGCAGCACCAGATGGGCCAACTGCAGCATCTCCAGCAGCTGCACCAATACCAGCAGCAGCAGCTAATGCAGTACCAGCAGCAG ACGTTGGAGCACAGGCTGCATAGCGCCTCCCAATCCCTCCAAGCCACGCCCAACAGCACCATCCACAGCCTTGGGCCGCCCACCCACCCGCGCCTGGTGGACCTGTGGGGGGCGGCGCAGGTCGAGGCCCACCAG GTGGACGTCGTCGGGCAGATGGCCGAACTGGTCGGCGGCGTAGTGGAGATGGTGGGGGAGGAGACCGATCCCGACTCGCTAAGTAACGTCGAGCTGCGAGACGAGGAGGAAGAGGACCTGACCAAG CTGGACGAGGTGACGCTAACCTTGGAGCCCGAGCCGTGCCCGCTGACCCCGTCCCCAATGAAGGAGGACACACCTTCCACAAGAGGTCACAGCCCGGGAACGCCGGCACAGATGGCTGAGTTGGCGTCTGACAGGACTCCATTTAACGTCACGCCGTACGTCGTCCAGTCCCTGGATGAGAAAGAGACGGAGGAGCGCGGCATTGTTGTTGTCGTGGCGACCAATTGA
- the LOC133557723 gene encoding uncharacterized protein LOC133557723 isoform X1: MWSEPGGDIMGCIGSRTITTDAVPVRKDGDQHGRAEFSWEGINLSMEDTTSILPRLKKKSNNSYGIGALAKSSLTGVSGVSRSMKDKVTKPTAMAQGRVAHMIEWQSWGKPTAGPPMRAGRTNLQREKERRMENDAYSDLSDGEKEARFAAGIMQQFAISEATLFGWTSTDGDSMGASSNHGSVAHLSEVNQESITSRDQLLHHSSADVWPHTYVSQGLYCLSSSDAWEPITSQPSGLVSPAAGSYIMAAGGGSGAGVTPSDGYEGTVGGYLQQHQMGQLQHLQQLHQYQQQQLMQYQQQTLEHRLHSASQSLQATPNSTIHSLGPPTHPRLVDLWGAAQVEAHQVDVVGQMAELVGGVVEMVGEETDPDSLSNVELRDEEEEDLTKLDEVTLTLEPEPCPLTPSPMKEDTPSTRGHSPGTPAQMAELASDRTPFNVTPYVVQSLDEKETEERGIVVVVATN; this comes from the exons CAACCGATGCGGTGCCTGTGCGGAAAGATGGAGATCag CATGGCCGTGCAGAGTTTTCCTGGGAAGGAATCAAT CTATccatggaggacaccacgtccatccTACCGCGTCTCAAGAAGAAGTCCAACAACTCGTACGGGATCGGCGCTCTGGCTAAGTCGTCTCTgacaggtgtgtcag GTGTGTCCCGCTCCATGAAGGACAAGGTGACCAAGCCCACCGCTATGGCGCAGGGTCGCGTGGCTCACATGATCGAGTGGCAGAGCTGGGGAAAGCCCACGGCGGGTCCGCCGATGCGCGCCGGCCGCACCAACCTTCAGCGGGAGAAGGAGAGGAGGATGGAGAACGACGCCTACAGCGACCTCAGCGACGGCGAGAAGGAGGCTCGTTTCGCGGCGG gCATCATGCAGCAGTTCGCCATCTCCGAGGCCACATTGTTCGGGTGGACCTCTACGGACGGCGACAGCATGGGCGCCAGCTCCAACCATGGCAGCGTGGCTCACCTCAGCGAGGTTAACCAGGAGAGCATCACCAGCAGAG ACCAGCTGCTCCACCACTCGTCCGCCGACGTCTGGCCTCACACGTACGTCTCGCAGGGCCTCTACTGTTTGTCCTCGTCGGACGCCTGGGAACCCATTACCAGTCAGCCTTCAGGCCTAGTGTCGCCGGCGGCGGGCTCCTACATCATGGCGGCAG GTGGCGGCAGCGGCGCGGGTGTGACGCCAAGCGACGGCTACGAGGGCACAGTGGGGGGTTACCTCCAGCAGCACCAGATGGGCCAACTGCAGCATCTCCAGCAGCTGCACCAATACCAGCAGCAGCAGCTAATGCAGTACCAGCAGCAG ACGTTGGAGCACAGGCTGCATAGCGCCTCCCAATCCCTCCAAGCCACGCCCAACAGCACCATCCACAGCCTTGGGCCGCCCACCCACCCGCGCCTGGTGGACCTGTGGGGGGCGGCGCAGGTCGAGGCCCACCAG GTGGACGTCGTCGGGCAGATGGCCGAACTGGTCGGCGGCGTAGTGGAGATGGTGGGGGAGGAGACCGATCCCGACTCGCTAAGTAACGTCGAGCTGCGAGACGAGGAGGAAGAGGACCTGACCAAG CTGGACGAGGTGACGCTAACCTTGGAGCCCGAGCCGTGCCCGCTGACCCCGTCCCCAATGAAGGAGGACACACCTTCCACAAGAGGTCACAGCCCGGGAACGCCGGCACAGATGGCTGAGTTGGCGTCTGACAGGACTCCATTTAACGTCACGCCGTACGTCGTCCAGTCCCTGGATGAGAAAGAGACGGAGGAGCGCGGCATTGTTGTTGTCGTGGCGACCAATTGA
- the LOC133557723 gene encoding uncharacterized protein LOC133557723 isoform X4, with translation MWSEPGGDIMGCIGSRTITTDAVPVRKDGDQLSMEDTTSILPRLKKKSNNSYGIGALAKSSLTGVSRSMKDKVTKPTAMAQGRVAHMIEWQSWGKPTAGPPMRAGRTNLQREKERRMENDAYSDLSDGEKEARFAAGIMQQFAISEATLFGWTSTDGDSMGASSNHGSVAHLSEVNQESITSRDQLLHHSSADVWPHTYVSQGLYCLSSSDAWEPITSQPSGLVSPAAGSYIMAAGGGSGAGVTPSDGYEGTVGGYLQQHQMGQLQHLQQLHQYQQQQLMQYQQQTLEHRLHSASQSLQATPNSTIHSLGPPTHPRLVDLWGAAQVEAHQVDVVGQMAELVGGVVEMVGEETDPDSLSNVELRDEEEEDLTKLDEVTLTLEPEPCPLTPSPMKEDTPSTRGHSPGTPAQMAELASDRTPFNVTPYVVQSLDEKETEERGIVVVVATN, from the exons CAACCGATGCGGTGCCTGTGCGGAAAGATGGAGATCag CTATccatggaggacaccacgtccatccTACCGCGTCTCAAGAAGAAGTCCAACAACTCGTACGGGATCGGCGCTCTGGCTAAGTCGTCTCTgacag GTGTGTCCCGCTCCATGAAGGACAAGGTGACCAAGCCCACCGCTATGGCGCAGGGTCGCGTGGCTCACATGATCGAGTGGCAGAGCTGGGGAAAGCCCACGGCGGGTCCGCCGATGCGCGCCGGCCGCACCAACCTTCAGCGGGAGAAGGAGAGGAGGATGGAGAACGACGCCTACAGCGACCTCAGCGACGGCGAGAAGGAGGCTCGTTTCGCGGCGG gCATCATGCAGCAGTTCGCCATCTCCGAGGCCACATTGTTCGGGTGGACCTCTACGGACGGCGACAGCATGGGCGCCAGCTCCAACCATGGCAGCGTGGCTCACCTCAGCGAGGTTAACCAGGAGAGCATCACCAGCAGAG ACCAGCTGCTCCACCACTCGTCCGCCGACGTCTGGCCTCACACGTACGTCTCGCAGGGCCTCTACTGTTTGTCCTCGTCGGACGCCTGGGAACCCATTACCAGTCAGCCTTCAGGCCTAGTGTCGCCGGCGGCGGGCTCCTACATCATGGCGGCAG GTGGCGGCAGCGGCGCGGGTGTGACGCCAAGCGACGGCTACGAGGGCACAGTGGGGGGTTACCTCCAGCAGCACCAGATGGGCCAACTGCAGCATCTCCAGCAGCTGCACCAATACCAGCAGCAGCAGCTAATGCAGTACCAGCAGCAG ACGTTGGAGCACAGGCTGCATAGCGCCTCCCAATCCCTCCAAGCCACGCCCAACAGCACCATCCACAGCCTTGGGCCGCCCACCCACCCGCGCCTGGTGGACCTGTGGGGGGCGGCGCAGGTCGAGGCCCACCAG GTGGACGTCGTCGGGCAGATGGCCGAACTGGTCGGCGGCGTAGTGGAGATGGTGGGGGAGGAGACCGATCCCGACTCGCTAAGTAACGTCGAGCTGCGAGACGAGGAGGAAGAGGACCTGACCAAG CTGGACGAGGTGACGCTAACCTTGGAGCCCGAGCCGTGCCCGCTGACCCCGTCCCCAATGAAGGAGGACACACCTTCCACAAGAGGTCACAGCCCGGGAACGCCGGCACAGATGGCTGAGTTGGCGTCTGACAGGACTCCATTTAACGTCACGCCGTACGTCGTCCAGTCCCTGGATGAGAAAGAGACGGAGGAGCGCGGCATTGTTGTTGTCGTGGCGACCAATTGA
- the LOC133557723 gene encoding uncharacterized protein LOC133557723 isoform X3, giving the protein MWSEPGGDIMGCIGSRTITTDAVPVRKDGDQLSMEDTTSILPRLKKKSNNSYGIGALAKSSLTGVSGVSRSMKDKVTKPTAMAQGRVAHMIEWQSWGKPTAGPPMRAGRTNLQREKERRMENDAYSDLSDGEKEARFAAGIMQQFAISEATLFGWTSTDGDSMGASSNHGSVAHLSEVNQESITSRDQLLHHSSADVWPHTYVSQGLYCLSSSDAWEPITSQPSGLVSPAAGSYIMAAGGGSGAGVTPSDGYEGTVGGYLQQHQMGQLQHLQQLHQYQQQQLMQYQQQTLEHRLHSASQSLQATPNSTIHSLGPPTHPRLVDLWGAAQVEAHQVDVVGQMAELVGGVVEMVGEETDPDSLSNVELRDEEEEDLTKLDEVTLTLEPEPCPLTPSPMKEDTPSTRGHSPGTPAQMAELASDRTPFNVTPYVVQSLDEKETEERGIVVVVATN; this is encoded by the exons CAACCGATGCGGTGCCTGTGCGGAAAGATGGAGATCag CTATccatggaggacaccacgtccatccTACCGCGTCTCAAGAAGAAGTCCAACAACTCGTACGGGATCGGCGCTCTGGCTAAGTCGTCTCTgacaggtgtgtcag GTGTGTCCCGCTCCATGAAGGACAAGGTGACCAAGCCCACCGCTATGGCGCAGGGTCGCGTGGCTCACATGATCGAGTGGCAGAGCTGGGGAAAGCCCACGGCGGGTCCGCCGATGCGCGCCGGCCGCACCAACCTTCAGCGGGAGAAGGAGAGGAGGATGGAGAACGACGCCTACAGCGACCTCAGCGACGGCGAGAAGGAGGCTCGTTTCGCGGCGG gCATCATGCAGCAGTTCGCCATCTCCGAGGCCACATTGTTCGGGTGGACCTCTACGGACGGCGACAGCATGGGCGCCAGCTCCAACCATGGCAGCGTGGCTCACCTCAGCGAGGTTAACCAGGAGAGCATCACCAGCAGAG ACCAGCTGCTCCACCACTCGTCCGCCGACGTCTGGCCTCACACGTACGTCTCGCAGGGCCTCTACTGTTTGTCCTCGTCGGACGCCTGGGAACCCATTACCAGTCAGCCTTCAGGCCTAGTGTCGCCGGCGGCGGGCTCCTACATCATGGCGGCAG GTGGCGGCAGCGGCGCGGGTGTGACGCCAAGCGACGGCTACGAGGGCACAGTGGGGGGTTACCTCCAGCAGCACCAGATGGGCCAACTGCAGCATCTCCAGCAGCTGCACCAATACCAGCAGCAGCAGCTAATGCAGTACCAGCAGCAG ACGTTGGAGCACAGGCTGCATAGCGCCTCCCAATCCCTCCAAGCCACGCCCAACAGCACCATCCACAGCCTTGGGCCGCCCACCCACCCGCGCCTGGTGGACCTGTGGGGGGCGGCGCAGGTCGAGGCCCACCAG GTGGACGTCGTCGGGCAGATGGCCGAACTGGTCGGCGGCGTAGTGGAGATGGTGGGGGAGGAGACCGATCCCGACTCGCTAAGTAACGTCGAGCTGCGAGACGAGGAGGAAGAGGACCTGACCAAG CTGGACGAGGTGACGCTAACCTTGGAGCCCGAGCCGTGCCCGCTGACCCCGTCCCCAATGAAGGAGGACACACCTTCCACAAGAGGTCACAGCCCGGGAACGCCGGCACAGATGGCTGAGTTGGCGTCTGACAGGACTCCATTTAACGTCACGCCGTACGTCGTCCAGTCCCTGGATGAGAAAGAGACGGAGGAGCGCGGCATTGTTGTTGTCGTGGCGACCAATTGA